One genomic segment of Euwallacea fornicatus isolate EFF26 chromosome 18, ASM4011564v1, whole genome shotgun sequence includes these proteins:
- the LOC136344819 gene encoding G-protein coupled receptor dmsr-1-like yields the protein MTDIWEASDMTNHTYCDLDAFKEHYKENIHGYLSLTVCLFGSIANMFNICVLRTKQMRSPTNYILTGLAVADLLVMLQYIPFTIHRNLASKPLYYTHFNYPWAIYYMFHSLFTLTLHFIACCLTIILAIWRYVYVSQLHHSKICSDQKKTLIVIVTTYIVCPLLCYPMFSTLDVKAYNQTCDLNGVIVLKQNRDKYEHSELKKETIYLLHPNDPLQLSMWLYSLLLKLLPCVLLSVLSYKIIAVLMDTRRRRNRLINSCQPLEDFNSQRKPSSIQLYKETQADRTTKMLLTVLFLFLLTEFPQAILGQISAVYGAVFLRECYVALGEIMDIIALINSSINFILYCTMSRQFRATFQEMFQFQKISNWLVRKRSNPKNGQEENGVETKMSLV from the exons ATGACGGATATCTGGGAAGCCAGCGACATGACCAACCACACGTACTGTGACTTGGATGCCTTCAAAGAGCACTATAAGGAGAACATTCACGGATATTTGAGCTTGACCGTTTGCCTGTTCGGTTCAATAGCGAATATGTTCAATATTTGTGTCTTACGAACGAAGCAAATGCGCTCTCCGACTAATTACATTTTAACGGGGCTCGCTGTCGCAGACCTATTAGTTATGCTACAATACATTCCTTTCACAATCCATCGTAATTTGGCCTCCAAGCCTCTTTATTACACCCATTTTAATTATCCCTGGGCCATTTATTACATGTTTCATTCGCTGTTCACCCTCACCCTACATTTTATTGCTTGTTGCTTGACCATTATATTGGCGATTTGGCGGTATGTCTACGTCTCGCAATTGCACCACAGTAAAATTTGCTCGGATCAGAAAAAGACTTTAATCGTAATCGTCACGACCTACATAGTGTGCCCTTTGTTGTGTTACCCAATGTTTTCGACTTTGGACGTAAAGGCATATAATCAAACTTGCGACTTAAATGGGGTCATTGTTTTGAAGCAAAATCGGGACAAGTACGAACATTCCGAGCTTaagaaggagacgatttaccTATTGCACCCAAACGACCCCTTACAATTGAGCATGTGGTTGTATAGTTTGCTCTTGAAACTGCTGCCTTGTGTGCTGTTGAGCGTGCTGTCGTATAAGATTATAGCAGTCCTCATGGACACGAGGAGACGCAGGAACAGACTGATAAATTCATGCCAGCCCTTGGAAGATTTCAACAGCCAAAGAAAGCCCAGCTCCATTCAGCTTTACAAGGAAACGCAAGCGGACAGGACGACGAAGATGCTGTTGACTGTCTTGTTCCTGTTCCTTCTGACAGAGTTTCCTCAGGCGATTTTGGGGCAGATTAGTGCAGTGTACGGGGCCGTATTCCTTAGAGAGTGCTACGTGGCTTTAG GCGAAATTATGGATATCATAGCGCTGATCAACTCTTCCATCAACTTCATCTTATACTGCACCATGTCCAGGCAGTTCCGCGCGACTTTCCAGGAAATGTTCCAGTTCCAGAAGATTAGCAACTGGCTGGTCAGAAAGCGATCTAATCCAAAAAATGGCCAGGAGGAGAACGGGGTGGAAACTAAAATGTCTCTCGTATAG